Proteins from a single region of Chromobacterium sp. ATCC 53434:
- a CDS encoding heavy metal translocating P-type ATPase translates to MSENCFHCGLPVPPGVRFPIHYRQREEAACCAGCQAVAATIIDAGLSDYYQHRTEGAARADALPQALLEQIRLYDSEELQQSFVHRADGQAREAALMLEGISCAACIWLNEQQLRRLPGVLSVDINYSTQRARVRWDNERVRLSAILEAVAAIGYRAYPYDAERQERLLQKERKQALTRLWVAGLSMMQVMMYAVPVYLAPDGDIAPDMLWLLHWAGLILTLPVLLYSALPFYRNTWRDLKTGRVGMDTPVAIGIVTAFGASFWALINQYEHGIYFDSVSMFVFLLLGGRYLEGIARRKAGAASESLVKLVPAFAHKLDGWPDSRDSREAIVASLSAGDVILLKPGETVPADGVVLDGASAGDESLLTGESRPVPKRVGDALIAGSVNTASPLVMRVERAGQATRLAGIVRLLDQALAEKPRLARLADRFASWFVALLLAAAAASYLAWHFIDPDRALWIMVAVLVISCPCALSLATPAALTAASGRLASLGVLTARGHALETLARATDAVFDKTGTLTDGRMRLLDIRGELERETALAIAAALEQGSEHPLARAISDAAAGLNLPPAESPTNQPGHGVAATIDGREWRLGSAPFVSAWLGRPQQDDADWHPGSSQVLLADADGVRARFAIGDAGRDDAIELVDRLRAQGLTVRLLSGDGEQAVATLAKRLGIAHWRARAMPEDKLEFVHALQADGRRVLMIGDGVNDAPVLARADVSIAMGGGTDLARANGDMVLIGERLGPVGDAVDVSRRALAVIRQNLWWAAGYNIVALPLAISGHVTPWLASLGMALSSLLVAGNALRLTKRDR, encoded by the coding sequence ATGAGCGAGAACTGTTTCCATTGCGGCTTGCCGGTCCCGCCCGGCGTCCGCTTCCCCATCCATTACCGCCAGCGCGAAGAGGCGGCCTGCTGCGCCGGCTGCCAGGCGGTGGCGGCCACCATTATCGACGCCGGCCTGTCAGACTACTATCAGCACCGCACCGAGGGCGCCGCCCGCGCCGACGCCTTGCCGCAGGCGCTGCTGGAGCAGATCCGCCTGTACGACTCCGAGGAGCTGCAGCAAAGCTTCGTCCACCGCGCCGACGGCCAGGCGCGCGAAGCCGCGCTGATGCTGGAAGGCATCAGCTGCGCCGCCTGCATCTGGCTCAACGAGCAGCAGTTGCGCCGGCTGCCCGGCGTGCTCAGCGTGGACATCAACTACAGCACCCAGCGCGCGCGCGTGCGCTGGGACAACGAGCGCGTCCGCCTGTCCGCCATCCTGGAGGCCGTCGCCGCCATCGGCTACCGCGCCTACCCCTACGACGCCGAGCGCCAGGAAAGGCTGCTGCAGAAAGAGCGCAAGCAGGCGTTGACCCGGCTGTGGGTGGCCGGCCTGTCGATGATGCAGGTGATGATGTACGCGGTGCCGGTCTATCTGGCGCCCGACGGCGACATCGCGCCCGACATGCTGTGGCTGCTGCACTGGGCCGGCCTGATCTTGACGCTGCCGGTGCTGCTGTACTCGGCGCTGCCCTTCTATCGCAACACCTGGCGCGACCTGAAAACCGGCCGCGTCGGCATGGACACGCCGGTCGCCATCGGCATCGTCACCGCCTTCGGCGCCAGCTTCTGGGCGCTGATCAACCAGTACGAGCACGGCATCTATTTCGATTCGGTGTCGATGTTCGTGTTTCTGCTGCTGGGCGGCCGCTATCTGGAAGGCATCGCCCGCCGCAAGGCCGGCGCCGCCAGCGAAAGCCTGGTCAAGCTGGTGCCGGCCTTCGCCCACAAGCTCGACGGCTGGCCCGACAGCCGCGACAGCCGCGAAGCCATCGTCGCCAGCCTGAGCGCCGGCGACGTGATCCTGCTGAAGCCCGGCGAAACCGTTCCCGCCGACGGCGTCGTGCTGGACGGCGCCAGCGCCGGCGACGAGTCGCTGCTGACCGGCGAGAGCCGGCCGGTGCCGAAACGCGTCGGCGACGCGCTGATCGCCGGCAGCGTCAACACCGCCAGCCCGCTGGTGATGCGGGTGGAGCGCGCGGGCCAGGCCACGCGGCTGGCCGGCATCGTCCGGCTGCTGGACCAGGCGCTGGCGGAGAAGCCGAGGCTGGCCCGGCTGGCCGACCGTTTCGCCAGCTGGTTCGTCGCGCTGCTGCTCGCCGCCGCCGCCGCCAGCTACCTGGCCTGGCACTTCATAGACCCGGACCGCGCGCTGTGGATCATGGTGGCGGTGCTGGTGATTTCCTGCCCCTGCGCGCTGTCGCTGGCCACGCCGGCGGCGCTGACCGCCGCCTCGGGCCGCCTGGCCTCGCTGGGCGTGCTGACCGCCCGCGGCCACGCGCTGGAAACGCTGGCGCGCGCCACCGACGCGGTCTTCGACAAGACCGGCACGCTGACCGACGGCCGGATGCGGCTCCTGGACATCCGCGGCGAGCTGGAGCGCGAAACGGCGCTGGCGATAGCCGCCGCGCTGGAGCAGGGCTCGGAGCACCCGCTGGCGCGGGCCATCTCCGACGCCGCGGCCGGCCTGAACCTGCCGCCGGCCGAATCCCCGACCAACCAGCCTGGCCATGGCGTCGCCGCCACCATAGACGGCCGCGAGTGGCGACTGGGATCGGCGCCCTTCGTCTCCGCCTGGCTGGGCCGCCCGCAACAGGACGACGCCGACTGGCATCCAGGCAGCAGCCAGGTGCTGCTGGCCGACGCCGACGGCGTGCGGGCGCGCTTCGCCATCGGCGACGCCGGCCGCGACGACGCCATCGAGCTGGTGGACCGGCTGCGCGCTCAGGGCCTGACGGTGCGCCTGCTCAGCGGCGACGGCGAGCAGGCCGTCGCCACGCTGGCCAAGCGGCTGGGCATCGCGCACTGGCGCGCCCGCGCGATGCCGGAAGACAAGCTGGAGTTCGTCCATGCGCTGCAGGCCGACGGCCGGCGCGTGCTGATGATAGGCGACGGCGTCAACGACGCGCCGGTGCTGGCGCGGGCCGACGTCTCCATCGCGATGGGCGGCGGCACCGACCTGGCCCGCGCCAACGGCGACATGGTGCTGATAGGCGAGCGGCTGGGCCCGGTCGGCGACGCCGTCGACGTCAGCCGCCGCGCGCTGGCCGTCATTCGCCAGAATCTGTGGTGGGCGGCGGGATATAATATCGTGGCGCTGCCGCTGGCGATAAGCGGCCACGTCACGCCGTGGCTGGCCAGCCTGGGCATGGCGCTCAGCTCGCTGCTGGTGGCGGGCAACGCGCTGCGCCTGACCAAACGGGACCGTTGA